The following proteins come from a genomic window of Amaranthus tricolor cultivar Red isolate AtriRed21 chromosome 14, ASM2621246v1, whole genome shotgun sequence:
- the LOC130800243 gene encoding VAN3-binding protein-like isoform X2, which translates to MTSGRPSCSEPPNGIGGQTFSVSSLTAEMFDGPTPTDPVSPPLDFDKYITSINAQPLLPPIRVGPTSGGTTPCVGGSVGSKTVGRWLKDRREKKKEELRVHNAQLHAAVSVAAVAAAVAATAAATATASKSSGKDEQAVHTDLAMASAASLVAAQCVEAAEAMGAEREHLASVLSSAVNVQSHGDIMTVTAAAATALRGAATLKARTMKEVCNIAAVQPVERTIKGENIHSPNGSYNGETNLHGQNFLGICNEELLARGSDLLKRTRTGDLHWKIVSVYIDKIGQVVLKMKSRHIAGTITKKKKKVLIEVCKDLPVWPERRFIEVGGEERRYFGLKTATNRVIEFECRTHKEYEMWTQGVSKLLSSVNEKKKPSASPRANVYWN; encoded by the exons ATCTCTAACAGCTGAAATGTTTGACGGTCCAACTCCTACTGATCCTGTTTCACCTCCTCTAGACTTTGATAAG TATATAACCAGCATTAACGCACAACCCTTACTACCCCCCATACGCGTCGGTCCCACAAGTGGTGGAACAACACCCTGTGTCGGTGGTTCTGTTGGGAGCAAGACAGTAGGAAGGTGGCTAAAGGACAGACGagaaaagaagaaagaagagtTGCGAGTGCACAATGCGCAGCTCCATGCAGCTGTCTCTGTTGCTGCAGTGGCTGCAGCAGTGGCAGCAACAGCTGCTGCCACTGCTACTGCATCCAAGTCATCTGGAAAGGATGAACAGGCAGTGCACACCGACTTGGCAATGGCTTCAGCTGCCAGTTTGGTAGCTGCACAGTGTGTGGAAGCCGCTGAGGCAATGGGAGCCGAAAGAGAACACTTGGCCTCGGTTCTCAGCTCCGCCGTCAATGTTCAGTCTCATGGTGATATTATGACTGTCACCGCTGCTGCTGCAACAG CCTTAAGAGGAGCAGCGACACTGAAGGCAAGGACAATGAAAGAAGTATGTAATATAGCAGCTGTTCAACCTGTGGAAAGAACTATCAAAGGCGAGAATATACACAGTCCAAATGGTAGCTACAATGGCGAAACTAATCTTCATGGTCAAAACTTTCTTGGTATATGCAATGAAGAACTTCTAGCTAGGGGATCTGATCTTCTTAAACGCACTCGTACAG GTGATCTTCACTGGAAAATTGTCTCGGTTTACATCGATAAAATAGGCCAG GTGGTGCTCAAAATGAAGAGCAGACATATAGCAGGAACAATCACcaagaagaaaaaaa AGGTCTTGATTGAAGTGTGCAAAGACTTGCCCGTATGGCCGGAGAGGCGGTTTATTGAAGTTGGAGGAGAGGAACGACGTTATTTTGGCCTAAAGACAGCCACGAATAGAGTAATAGAATTCGAGTGCAGGACACATAAGGAATATGAAATGTGGACTCAAGGTGTCTCTAAGCTTTTGTCCTCGGTCAATGAAAAGAAGAAACCTAGTGCATCTCCAAGAGCTAATGTGTATTGGAATTAG
- the LOC130800121 gene encoding LOW QUALITY PROTEIN: protein LIFEGUARD 2 (The sequence of the model RefSeq protein was modified relative to this genomic sequence to represent the inferred CDS: inserted 1 base in 1 codon): MDFLLLVGFVTFAVGIKYFRFKISCLVVYSVATFVGFNVRCKVILEAVILTAVXVVSLTLYTFWAAKRGHDFNFLGPFLFGALFVLIIFALIQIFFPLGKIGVMIYGCIGSIIFCGYIVYDTDNLIKRYTYDQYIWAAVSLYLDIINLFLSLLTVFRAADS; encoded by the exons ATGGACTTTTTGTTGCTTGTCGGTTTTGTTACTTTTGCAGTTGGTATAAAATATTTTCGCTTCAAGATATCTTGTTTGGTTGTTTATTCTGTGGCAACTTTTGTTGGCTTTAATGTGAGGT GTAAAGTTATTTTAGAGGCTGTGATATTGACGGCTG TGGTTGTAAGTCTCACTCTCTACACATTCTGGGCTGCAAAGAGAGGTCACGACTTCAATTTCCTTGGACCGTTCTTGTTCGGTGCCTTGTTTGTGCTGATCATCTTCGCTTTGATTCAG ATATTCTTTCCATTGGGCAAAATCGGTGTAATGATCTACGGCTGTATAGGATCCATCATTTTTTGTGGCTACATCGTTTATGACACGGATAACCTGATTAAACGATACACTTACGATCAGTACATCTGGGCTGCTGTGTCATTGTACCTCGACATTATCAACCTCTTTCTTTCTCTGCTAACAGTGTTCAGAGCTGCCGACAGTTAG